In one Pseudomonas fitomaticsae genomic region, the following are encoded:
- a CDS encoding helix-turn-helix transcriptional regulator, with protein MTLSFDDITWHRAVGQLIDALDKPNFWAQLVRLLDQYVPFDSWVALLFSADRHPQVFAECPGADGSPDQLFQDYLRGLYLLDPFYIACREQSRTGLYRLSEVAPEHFELTEYYQRYFRLNVVADEIQFNCQLEGDRTLCLSLGSQQRFTGEQIALLSLIQPWVLGLLRQRLPYEINETVALAPAPAQPDWRVQLEASVQQLKGAQLTARELDVGRLMLSGCSSKEIARKLEISVETVKVHKKHMYSKLGIKSQSELFSIFLQAQNA; from the coding sequence ATGACTCTTTCGTTTGACGACATCACCTGGCACCGCGCCGTCGGGCAGTTGATCGACGCCCTCGACAAGCCGAATTTCTGGGCGCAACTGGTGCGTCTGCTCGACCAGTACGTGCCGTTCGATAGCTGGGTGGCGCTGCTGTTCAGCGCCGACCGCCACCCGCAGGTGTTCGCCGAATGCCCCGGCGCGGACGGCAGTCCCGACCAGTTGTTTCAGGATTATCTGCGCGGTCTGTACCTGCTCGACCCGTTCTACATCGCCTGCCGCGAGCAGTCGCGCACCGGGTTGTATCGCCTGTCGGAGGTCGCGCCGGAGCACTTCGAACTGACCGAGTATTACCAGCGATACTTTCGTCTGAATGTGGTGGCCGACGAAATCCAGTTCAATTGCCAGCTCGAAGGCGACCGCACGTTGTGTCTGTCGCTGGGCAGCCAGCAGCGCTTTACCGGCGAGCAGATTGCCCTGCTGTCACTGATCCAGCCGTGGGTGCTCGGCCTGTTGCGCCAGCGCCTGCCCTATGAAATCAACGAAACCGTGGCCCTGGCCCCGGCGCCTGCGCAACCGGACTGGCGGGTGCAGCTCGAAGCGTCGGTGCAGCAGCTCAAGGGCGCGCAATTGACCGCCCGGGAACTGGACGTCGGGCGCCTGATGCTCAGCGGTTGCTCCAGTAAAGAAATCGCCCGTAAGCTGGAAATCTCTGTTGAAACCGTGAAAGTCCATAAGAAACACATGTACAGCAAGCTGGGGATCAAATCCCAGTCGGAGCTGTTTTCGATCTTTCTGCAGGCGCAGAACGCCTGA
- a CDS encoding cytochrome-c peroxidase has product MSHPVRLFLLLALCANATAAPLDEPLKPLPAVPQQDAKKVELGRRLFHDSRLSINNTLSCASCHQLDKSGADTRALSNGFDGQPVAVNTPTVFNASLNFRQFWDGRVETLEEQSNVVITSPHEMGSDWNTVVQRIADDAAYRQGFSAAYPDAVTRANIQSALAAFERTLLTPGSRFDQYLLGNTDILTLEEKYGYQRFKEYGCIACHQGVNIGGNMFQKFGVFGDYIADRGHPTVADQGRFNVTGDDADRAVFKVPSLRNVALTAPYFHDGSAPTLERAVDVMFQYQLGRMPSEEDKTLIIQFLKTLTGHWEGKP; this is encoded by the coding sequence ATGAGCCATCCGGTGCGGTTGTTTCTGCTGTTGGCTCTCTGCGCGAACGCCACGGCCGCGCCGCTGGACGAGCCGCTCAAACCCTTGCCGGCCGTCCCGCAACAGGATGCAAAAAAGGTCGAGCTGGGACGCCGGCTGTTCCATGACTCACGGCTGTCGATCAACAACACGCTGTCCTGCGCCAGTTGCCATCAACTGGATAAAAGCGGCGCCGACACCCGTGCACTGTCCAATGGTTTCGATGGACAACCGGTGGCCGTCAACACCCCGACCGTGTTCAACGCCAGTCTCAACTTCCGCCAGTTCTGGGACGGCCGCGTCGAAACCCTGGAAGAGCAGAGCAACGTCGTGATCACCAGCCCCCACGAAATGGGCAGCGACTGGAACACTGTCGTGCAGCGGATCGCCGACGACGCTGCCTATCGCCAGGGCTTCAGCGCCGCCTACCCCGACGCCGTGACCCGGGCCAATATCCAGAGCGCTCTGGCCGCCTTCGAGCGCACCCTGCTCACCCCCGGCTCCCGCTTCGACCAGTACCTGCTGGGCAACACCGACATCCTGACGCTCGAAGAAAAATACGGTTACCAGCGCTTCAAGGAATACGGCTGCATTGCCTGCCACCAGGGTGTGAACATCGGCGGCAACATGTTCCAGAAGTTCGGCGTGTTCGGCGATTACATCGCCGATCGCGGCCACCCGACGGTGGCCGACCAGGGTCGCTTCAATGTGACCGGCGACGACGCCGATCGCGCCGTGTTCAAGGTACCGAGTCTGCGCAATGTCGCACTGACCGCACCGTACTTCCACGACGGCTCGGCGCCCACCCTCGAACGGGCCGTGGACGTCATGTTCCAGTACCAATTGGGGCGCATGCCCAGCGAAGAAGACAAAACGTTGATCATCCAGTTTCTCAAGACCCTGACCGGCCATTGGGAGGGCAAGCCATGA
- a CDS encoding carbon-nitrogen hydrolase family protein, which yields MKVELAQLAGRDKDTAYNLERALAAIAACAADTQLIVFPETHLMGFPTADTVAQIAEPVDGPTVSAVQAAARERNLAVVIGMAENDNGRFYNTTLLITPEGIALKYRKTHLWASDRGVFEAGDRYATYLWNGVRVGLLICYDIEFPESARALAQLGAELLIVTNGNMDPYGPTHRTAIMARAQENQAFALMVNRVEAGDDGLMFAGGSALVDPLGTVLFEAGREEGRFSVELDFAQLELARKDYRYLDDQRLRLPGEVVEHASGVRELLIP from the coding sequence ATGAAAGTCGAACTCGCCCAACTGGCGGGCCGTGACAAAGACACGGCGTACAACCTCGAACGCGCCCTCGCGGCGATTGCGGCCTGCGCCGCCGACACGCAATTGATCGTGTTCCCCGAGACCCACCTGATGGGCTTCCCGACCGCCGACACCGTGGCGCAGATCGCCGAGCCGGTAGACGGCCCGACCGTCAGCGCCGTGCAGGCTGCCGCGCGAGAACGCAACCTCGCCGTAGTGATCGGCATGGCCGAGAACGACAACGGCCGCTTCTACAACACCACGCTGCTGATTACCCCCGAAGGCATCGCTCTGAAATACCGCAAGACCCACCTCTGGGCCTCGGATCGCGGTGTGTTCGAGGCCGGTGACCGTTATGCCACTTACCTGTGGAACGGCGTGCGGGTCGGCCTGCTGATCTGCTACGACATCGAATTCCCGGAATCGGCCCGGGCCCTGGCGCAACTGGGGGCGGAGTTGCTGATCGTGACCAACGGCAACATGGACCCGTACGGCCCGACCCACCGCACCGCGATCATGGCCCGGGCTCAGGAAAACCAGGCGTTTGCGCTGATGGTCAACCGTGTGGAAGCCGGGGATGACGGGTTGATGTTTGCTGGCGGCAGTGCGCTGGTGGATCCGCTGGGCACGGTGCTGTTCGAGGCCGGGCGTGAGGAAGGGCGATTCAGTGTCGAGCTGGATTTCGCTCAGCTGGAACTGGCGCGCAAGGATTATCGGTATCTGGATGATCAGCGGTTGAGGTTGCCGGGGGAGGTGGTTGAACACGCCTCGGGAGTACGTGAGCTGCTGATCCCTTGA
- a CDS encoding DAHL domain-containing protein, with protein MMKVSRRASLLLLGLVAVLLASILVFLYLKSGSEQTTAYTESRDLIRQIKQQNSLWENEILKARVAISHNYDPLVSPMNEMNRLWERFDTMESGHGRNDSTQWDEAHESFLEAMQEKTRLVERFKSHNALLRNSLAFLPTAEDDIQAQLADLSDLDKVQVQNIATDTYDLLLSALEFSQVTSDDKAADIVLGLNKLAVNAQRLPEDFQAPIKILSNHIALILREQPIVNRLLEEIEAIPVAERLDNITTMLNQDQQRVEKIDRKYHFYLLLFSVLLMLSLLWLAIRLIRSFAEINRVNAALQTANDVLEQRVEERTRELKNVQSELLDAARQAGMAEIATNVLHNVGNVLNSVNISSDLISRKLRSSKALGLGKAMQLINDHPDDLGHFLSEDDKGKLLPGYLNQLVGAIAQEQQEMVDELNQMNKSVDHIKDIVATQQSYAGANSMTEPLYIDDLLEDALRMNAGALTRHHVTVVKEYAEVPQVMGDKHRLLLILINLISNAKYAMSDLSNRPRTMTLGVKIVDDNFLEISVRDDGEGIAPENMTRIFAHGFTTRKEGHGFGLHSCALAAIEMNGHLTAHSDGPGLGALFTLQIPLITVTENA; from the coding sequence ATGATGAAAGTTTCGCGCCGGGCCAGCCTGCTGTTGCTCGGACTGGTCGCCGTGCTGCTGGCCTCGATCCTGGTGTTTCTGTACCTCAAGTCCGGTTCCGAGCAGACGACGGCCTATACCGAATCCCGGGATCTGATCCGCCAGATCAAGCAACAGAATTCTCTGTGGGAAAACGAAATCCTCAAGGCCCGGGTAGCGATTTCCCACAATTACGACCCGCTTGTCTCGCCGATGAACGAGATGAACCGTCTGTGGGAACGCTTCGACACCATGGAGTCCGGGCATGGACGCAACGACTCGACACAATGGGACGAAGCCCACGAAAGCTTCCTTGAGGCAATGCAGGAAAAGACCCGGCTGGTGGAACGGTTCAAGTCGCACAACGCCTTGCTGCGCAATTCCCTGGCTTTCCTGCCGACCGCCGAAGACGACATTCAGGCGCAACTGGCCGACCTGTCCGACCTCGACAAGGTTCAGGTGCAGAACATCGCCACCGATACCTATGACCTGCTGCTCAGCGCCCTGGAATTTTCCCAGGTCACCTCCGATGACAAGGCCGCCGACATCGTGCTGGGCTTGAATAAACTGGCGGTCAACGCACAACGCCTGCCCGAGGACTTTCAGGCCCCGATCAAGATCCTCAGCAATCACATCGCCTTGATCCTGCGCGAGCAGCCGATCGTCAACCGGCTGCTGGAGGAGATCGAAGCGATTCCCGTGGCCGAGCGCCTGGACAACATCACCACCATGCTCAACCAGGATCAGCAGCGGGTCGAAAAGATCGACAGGAAGTACCACTTCTATCTGCTGCTGTTTTCGGTGCTGCTGATGCTGTCGCTGCTGTGGCTGGCCATCCGCCTGATCCGCAGTTTCGCCGAGATCAACCGGGTCAACGCGGCCCTGCAGACCGCCAATGACGTGCTGGAGCAGCGGGTCGAGGAGCGTACCCGGGAACTGAAGAACGTGCAGAGCGAACTGCTCGACGCCGCGCGGCAGGCCGGCATGGCCGAAATCGCGACCAACGTGTTGCACAACGTTGGCAACGTGCTCAACAGCGTGAACATTTCCTCCGATCTGATCTCGCGAAAACTGCGCAGCAGCAAGGCTCTGGGGCTGGGCAAGGCCATGCAGCTGATCAACGACCACCCGGACGATCTCGGTCATTTCCTCAGCGAGGATGACAAGGGCAAGCTGCTGCCCGGCTATCTCAATCAACTGGTTGGCGCCATCGCTCAGGAACAGCAGGAGATGGTCGACGAGCTGAACCAGATGAACAAAAGCGTCGATCACATCAAGGACATCGTCGCCACCCAGCAATCCTATGCCGGGGCCAACAGCATGACCGAGCCGCTGTACATCGACGATCTGCTCGAAGACGCGCTGCGCATGAACGCCGGCGCCCTCACCCGGCACCATGTCACGGTGGTCAAGGAATACGCCGAAGTGCCCCAGGTAATGGGCGACAAACACCGCTTGCTGCTGATCCTGATCAACCTGATCAGCAACGCCAAGTATGCGATGTCCGACCTGAGCAACCGCCCGCGCACCATGACCCTTGGGGTAAAAATCGTCGATGACAACTTTCTGGAAATCAGCGTCAGGGACGACGGCGAAGGCATCGCCCCGGAAAACATGACGCGGATCTTTGCCCACGGTTTCACCACTCGCAAGGAAGGCCACGGCTTCGGCCTGCACAGCTGCGCGCTGGCAGCCATCGAGATGAACGGCCACCTCACCGCCCACAGCGACGGGCCGGGGCTAGGCGCCTTGTTCACCCTGCAGATTCCGCTGATCACCGTTACGGAGAACGCATGA
- a CDS encoding APC family permease has protein sequence MARLQRTLSLGSVVLFGIAYMTPIIVLGTFGILAQSTAGMVPAAYLAALVAMFFTAMSYGRMAAAFPVAGSAYSYVRKAISPKLGFIAGWAVLLDYLFLPMAIWLIGAAYLASAFPAIPQWIWVLAFIGITSAINIIGLKLANGINALLMLVQFLVLIAFVALCVHYVGGDASTPLWSIKPFFNGDMQMPLIMSGAAIACYSFLGFDAVSTLTEETRDPRRTIPRAIMLITLIGGLIFVGVSYFVQIAHPSFQFDSVDSAAYEIARNIGGDLFVSIFLIGLIVGQFASGLSAQASGSRLLFAMGRDGVLPKSFFGTLHERFGTPVNSILLCAVVALLALKLDVTTSTSFINFGAFLAFSLVNLSVIFHYWIGGEKKGLRELVLFLIFPFIGLAADLWLMVSLDHLAVYLGLSWLAIGVVYLAVLTGGFRRQPPEMDFQEAA, from the coding sequence ATGGCTCGTTTGCAACGCACCCTTTCGCTAGGGTCGGTGGTGCTGTTCGGCATCGCCTACATGACGCCGATCATTGTCCTCGGCACGTTCGGCATCCTCGCTCAGTCCACCGCCGGCATGGTGCCCGCCGCGTATCTGGCGGCACTGGTGGCAATGTTTTTCACCGCCATGAGTTACGGGCGCATGGCCGCCGCATTCCCGGTGGCCGGCTCGGCCTACAGCTACGTGCGCAAGGCCATCAGCCCGAAGCTCGGCTTCATCGCCGGTTGGGCGGTGCTGCTCGACTATCTGTTTCTGCCGATGGCGATCTGGCTGATCGGCGCTGCGTATCTGGCCTCGGCGTTCCCGGCGATCCCGCAGTGGATCTGGGTACTGGCGTTCATCGGCATCACCAGCGCGATCAACATCATCGGTCTGAAACTGGCCAACGGCATCAACGCCTTGCTGATGCTGGTGCAGTTTCTGGTGCTGATCGCCTTCGTCGCGCTGTGCGTGCATTACGTTGGCGGCGATGCCAGCACGCCGTTGTGGTCGATCAAACCGTTCTTCAACGGCGACATGCAGATGCCGCTGATCATGAGCGGCGCCGCCATCGCCTGCTATTCGTTCCTCGGCTTCGATGCGGTCAGCACCTTGACCGAAGAAACCCGTGATCCGCGCCGCACCATCCCTCGGGCGATCATGTTGATCACCTTGATCGGCGGGTTGATTTTCGTCGGCGTGTCGTACTTCGTGCAGATCGCCCATCCATCGTTCCAGTTCGACAGCGTCGACTCGGCGGCCTACGAAATTGCACGCAACATCGGCGGCGATCTGTTCGTGTCGATCTTCCTGATCGGCCTGATCGTCGGCCAGTTCGCCTCGGGCCTTTCCGCCCAGGCCAGCGGCTCGCGGTTGTTGTTTGCGATGGGCCGTGACGGTGTGCTGCCCAAGTCGTTTTTCGGCACCTTGCACGAGCGCTTCGGCACACCGGTCAACAGCATCCTGCTCTGCGCCGTGGTGGCCTTGCTGGCGCTGAAGCTCGACGTGACCACCTCGACCTCGTTCATCAACTTCGGCGCGTTTCTGGCGTTCAGCCTGGTCAATCTGTCGGTGATTTTTCACTACTGGATCGGCGGCGAGAAAAAAGGCCTGCGCGAGTTGGTCCTGTTCCTGATCTTCCCGTTCATCGGCCTGGCGGCGGACTTGTGGCTGATGGTCAGCCTCGATCACCTGGCGGTGTATCTGGGCCTGAGCTGGCTGGCGATTGGCGTGGTGTACCTGGCGGTGCTTACGGGTGGTTTCCGTCGCCAGCCGCCGGAGATGGATTTCCAGGAAGCCGCCTGA
- a CDS encoding glucosyltransferase domain-containing protein, translating into MRISDFLVRELGHRQVVLFFLLATLLYILPLILADFPYIDDNWRTLAAGNAWAGQGRLFMDWLYQALTFTGAAPNIFPLPLLLATVAMSLALTRLTFHYFPEPTLACCLVPLPLWYNPFLLQNLSYQYDGPGMALSLVAVIYAITFCGASRIQRWLVPSVLLALAIGLYQISLNVFLGLCCLELLRNVHRRVPWDELWRRSGWRLAQLLLAVLIYSGTALPFTDHGRLQLLNASADPLLQIGINIGRVIENFALLFHGGYTAVFVVLVLCAVFGAVQLMRQIHERKASRTQGLLLSFSCVLALPVIVLLVPGMTLLFRDFNEGARTLMGFGVLLMLLFYLAWLGLMPLHQRLPWVLAIPLLATLSLSFAYGRVLTMEKTFASNALYSLSHDISSHRELRDAKRIYLSVTYSDRWIAGAEGTFKQLPVLRYLLNINYFMLAENLPSAGITNVVAERERRNATHVGLMGYPPLVDSLYYRLYLIGDYGFIVMKEPPHGRLLQW; encoded by the coding sequence ATGAGGATCAGCGATTTTCTCGTACGAGAACTCGGCCACCGTCAGGTCGTGCTGTTCTTCCTGCTCGCCACGCTGCTGTACATCCTGCCGCTGATCCTCGCCGACTTCCCCTACATCGACGACAACTGGCGCACCCTCGCTGCCGGCAATGCCTGGGCCGGGCAGGGGCGGTTGTTCATGGACTGGCTGTATCAGGCGCTGACCTTCACTGGCGCTGCGCCGAACATTTTTCCATTGCCGCTGTTACTCGCCACGGTGGCCATGTCGTTGGCTCTCACCCGGCTGACCTTCCACTATTTTCCCGAACCGACCCTGGCCTGTTGTCTGGTGCCGTTGCCGCTCTGGTACAACCCGTTCCTGTTGCAGAACCTTTCCTATCAATACGACGGGCCGGGCATGGCGTTGAGTCTGGTCGCGGTGATTTACGCGATCACTTTTTGCGGCGCTTCACGCATTCAGCGATGGCTGGTGCCATCGGTATTGCTGGCGCTGGCGATCGGGCTGTATCAGATCAGCCTCAATGTGTTTCTCGGGCTGTGCTGCCTGGAATTATTGCGCAATGTTCATCGGCGAGTGCCGTGGGATGAACTTTGGCGGCGGTCGGGCTGGCGGCTGGCGCAGTTGCTATTGGCGGTGTTGATTTACAGCGGCACGGCTCTTCCGTTCACTGACCACGGACGCCTGCAATTGCTGAATGCGAGCGCTGATCCGTTGCTGCAGATCGGCATCAATATCGGTCGGGTGATCGAGAATTTTGCGCTGCTGTTTCACGGCGGCTACACGGCGGTTTTTGTTGTGTTGGTGCTGTGTGCCGTGTTCGGTGCAGTGCAGTTGATGCGGCAGATTCACGAGCGCAAAGCGTCACGCACTCAGGGGTTGCTCCTGAGTTTCAGCTGCGTGCTGGCGTTGCCGGTGATTGTGCTGCTGGTGCCGGGCATGACGTTGTTGTTTCGCGATTTCAACGAAGGTGCGCGCACCCTGATGGGGTTCGGTGTGCTGCTGATGTTGCTGTTCTATCTGGCCTGGTTGGGGTTGATGCCGCTGCATCAACGGTTGCCTTGGGTGTTGGCGATCCCGCTTCTGGCCACGCTGTCGCTGTCCTTCGCTTATGGCCGGGTGCTGACGATGGAGAAAACCTTCGCCAGCAATGCGCTCTACAGCCTGAGCCACGACATTTCATCCCATCGCGAACTGCGCGACGCCAAACGGATTTACCTGTCAGTGACTTACTCCGACCGCTGGATTGCGGGTGCAGAGGGCACGTTCAAACAACTGCCGGTGCTGCGCTACCTGCTGAACATCAACTATTTCATGCTTGCCGAAAACCTGCCCTCGGCCGGCATCACCAACGTGGTCGCCGAGCGCGAACGGCGCAACGCGACCCATGTCGGTCTGATGGGCTATCCACCCTTGGTGGACAGCCTCTATTACCGGCTCTACCTGATCGGTGATTACGGTTTCATCGTGATGAAAGAACCGCCCCATGGCCGGCTGTTGCAGTGGTAA
- a CDS encoding GtrA family protein, with translation MPRQQGLTMRILWKGFPAQTAIGLAATLVHWQVFFVLTSAAQLDQAASNFAAFCIAASFAFYMNALYTFETGTSVLAYLMFIGVMGALSYGTGVIADARNLPGLITVSGFSLLDLLLGYCFFRFVLFREPRT, from the coding sequence TTGCCGCGACAGCAAGGATTGACGATGAGGATTTTGTGGAAAGGATTTCCCGCCCAAACGGCAATCGGCCTCGCCGCAACGCTGGTCCACTGGCAGGTTTTTTTCGTACTGACCAGCGCGGCTCAGCTCGACCAGGCGGCCAGCAACTTTGCTGCGTTTTGCATCGCTGCATCCTTCGCGTTTTACATGAATGCGCTGTACACGTTCGAGACCGGCACGTCGGTGCTGGCGTACCTGATGTTTATCGGCGTGATGGGGGCGTTGAGCTACGGCACAGGCGTGATCGCCGATGCACGGAATCTTCCGGGACTGATCACGGTTTCCGGGTTTTCGCTGCTGGATCTGTTGCTGGGGTACTGCTTTTTCCGGTTTGTGTTGTTTCGCGAACCTCGTACCTGA
- a CDS encoding ATP-binding protein, producing MSELSNRRILLIDDMPSIHEDFRKILAPAPAHSAQLDEMEAALFGVPAKPRRAPFELDSAYGGEEGLAKLNLALQEQCPYALAFVDMRMPDGWDGARTIEELWLQDPQLQVVVCTAYSDYSWDELLDRLHAHDRLLILKKPFDNIEVQQMANTLLTKWQMTERASLQMHHLEHLVDQRTAQFRQASEALQREIDERKQLEGQLVQSEKLASLGQLAAGVAHEINNPIGFISSNLGTLDGYFQQLLAMLGAYHTAGQNLPAEAAEQLRQLREHLELDYLLEDIPTLIRESKEGIGRVGQIVRDLKDFSRVDSHQQWQRANLQQGIESTLNIVAGELKYKADVIKEYQDLPDIECLPSQINQVIMNLVVNAAQAMGPERGTITLRTGMQGETAIIEVADTGSGIAPEILQKIFDPFFTTKPVGQGTGLGLSLSYGIVKKHGGEISVRSSLGAGTTFRVELPLRQTRPAA from the coding sequence ATGAGCGAGCTGTCGAACCGCCGCATTCTGTTGATCGATGACATGCCGTCGATCCACGAGGACTTTCGCAAGATTCTCGCTCCGGCCCCGGCGCACTCGGCGCAACTGGACGAGATGGAAGCCGCCCTGTTCGGCGTGCCCGCCAAACCCCGGCGAGCGCCTTTCGAGCTGGATTCGGCCTACGGTGGCGAGGAAGGCCTGGCCAAACTCAACCTGGCTCTGCAGGAGCAGTGCCCGTACGCCCTGGCCTTTGTCGACATGCGCATGCCGGACGGCTGGGACGGGGCGCGGACCATCGAAGAACTCTGGCTGCAGGATCCGCAGTTGCAGGTGGTGGTCTGCACCGCCTATTCCGACTATTCCTGGGACGAACTGCTGGATCGCCTGCACGCCCACGACCGGCTGCTGATCCTGAAAAAACCCTTCGACAACATCGAAGTCCAGCAGATGGCCAACACGCTGCTGACCAAATGGCAGATGACCGAACGCGCGTCGTTGCAAATGCATCATCTGGAACATCTGGTGGATCAACGAACCGCTCAGTTCCGGCAGGCCAGCGAAGCCTTGCAACGGGAAATCGACGAACGCAAGCAACTGGAAGGCCAACTGGTGCAATCGGAAAAACTCGCCTCGCTGGGTCAACTGGCCGCCGGCGTCGCCCATGAAATCAACAACCCGATCGGCTTCATTTCCTCCAACCTCGGCACGCTCGATGGCTACTTCCAGCAACTGCTGGCCATGCTCGGTGCCTATCACACCGCGGGGCAGAACTTGCCCGCCGAAGCCGCCGAGCAGTTGCGGCAATTGCGCGAGCACCTGGAGCTGGACTATCTGCTGGAAGACATCCCGACGCTGATCCGCGAGTCCAAGGAAGGCATCGGCCGGGTCGGGCAGATCGTCCGGGATCTCAAGGATTTCTCCCGGGTCGACAGCCATCAGCAATGGCAGCGGGCCAATCTGCAACAGGGCATCGAATCGACCCTGAACATCGTTGCCGGCGAGCTCAAATACAAGGCCGATGTGATCAAGGAATATCAGGATCTGCCGGACATCGAATGCCTGCCCTCGCAGATCAATCAGGTCATCATGAACCTGGTGGTCAACGCGGCGCAGGCCATGGGGCCGGAGCGCGGCACCATCACCCTGCGCACCGGCATGCAGGGCGAAACGGCGATCATCGAAGTGGCCGACACCGGTTCGGGCATCGCACCCGAGATCCTGCAGAAAATCTTCGACCCGTTCTTCACCACCAAACCGGTGGGCCAGGGGACAGGCCTGGGCCTGTCCCTCTCGTATGGCATCGTGAAAAAACACGGCGGCGAAATTTCCGTGCGCAGCTCGTTGGGCGCCGGCACGACATTCCGCGTGGAGTTGCCGTTGCGCCAGACCCGGCCGGCGGCCTGA
- a CDS encoding FMN-binding glutamate synthase family protein, with amino-acid sequence MSLSLLSRYAFFAVCVIFTLASLPFLEHDWLWPITAVTGVLSLIGLFDLMQSPHAVRRNYPILGNIRYLVEGIRPEIRQYLLESDSDALPFSRAQRSLVYSRAKNETADKPFGTLIDVYQSGFEFIGHSMRPAPLSDPSSFRVTVGGPQCTQPYSASVFNISAMSFGSLSANAIRALNQGAKLGNFAHDTGEGSISPYHREHGGDLTWELGSGYFGCRTSDGRFDPERFAAQAQTPQVRMIEIKMSQGAKPGHGGILPKHKVTQEIADTRGILMGEDCISPSRHSAFSTPIEMMHFIQQLRELSGGKPVGFKFCLGHPWEFMGIAKAMLETGILPDFIVVDGKEGGTGAAPVEFTDHIGVPMREGLLFVHNTLVGLNLRDKIKLGASGKIVSAFDIASVLAIGADWANSARGFMFAIGCIQSQSCHTNKCPTGVATQDTLRQRALVVPDKAQRVYNFHRNTLKALAEMLAAAGLDHPSQLSAKHLVRRMSATEIKLFSQLHVFLKPGELLTGEVNGEFYSRMWQMARADSFEPQEIAAA; translated from the coding sequence ATGAGCCTGTCACTCCTGAGCCGCTACGCCTTCTTTGCCGTCTGCGTGATTTTCACCCTCGCCAGCCTGCCCTTTCTCGAACACGACTGGCTGTGGCCGATCACCGCCGTCACCGGCGTATTGAGCCTGATCGGTCTGTTCGACCTGATGCAGAGCCCGCACGCGGTGCGCCGCAACTATCCGATCCTCGGCAACATCCGCTATCTGGTCGAGGGTATTCGCCCGGAAATCCGCCAGTACCTGCTGGAGTCCGACAGCGATGCCCTGCCCTTCTCCCGCGCCCAGCGTTCGCTGGTGTACTCGCGGGCCAAGAACGAAACCGCCGACAAACCGTTCGGCACCCTGATCGACGTCTATCAATCCGGCTTCGAATTCATCGGCCACTCGATGCGCCCGGCGCCGTTGAGCGACCCGAGCAGTTTCCGCGTCACCGTCGGTGGCCCGCAGTGCACCCAGCCGTACTCGGCGTCGGTGTTCAACATCTCGGCCATGAGTTTTGGCTCCCTCAGCGCCAACGCGATCCGCGCGCTGAACCAGGGCGCCAAACTCGGCAACTTCGCCCACGACACCGGTGAAGGCAGCATCAGCCCCTATCACCGCGAACACGGCGGCGACCTGACCTGGGAACTGGGCAGCGGCTACTTCGGCTGCCGCACCAGCGACGGCCGCTTCGACCCGGAACGCTTCGCCGCCCAGGCACAAACGCCGCAAGTGCGAATGATTGAAATCAAGATGAGCCAGGGTGCCAAACCCGGCCACGGCGGGATTCTGCCCAAGCACAAGGTCACCCAGGAAATCGCCGACACCCGTGGCATCCTGATGGGCGAAGACTGCATCTCGCCGTCGCGACACAGCGCGTTCTCCACGCCGATCGAGATGATGCATTTCATCCAGCAACTGCGTGAACTGTCCGGCGGCAAACCGGTGGGCTTCAAGTTCTGCCTCGGCCATCCGTGGGAGTTCATGGGCATCGCCAAGGCCATGCTGGAAACCGGCATCCTGCCGGACTTCATCGTGGTCGACGGCAAGGAAGGCGGCACCGGCGCCGCACCGGTGGAGTTCACCGACCACATCGGCGTGCCGATGCGCGAAGGTCTGCTGTTCGTGCACAACACCCTGGTCGGCCTGAATCTGCGGGACAAGATCAAGCTCGGCGCCAGCGGCAAGATCGTCAGTGCCTTCGACATCGCCAGCGTGCTGGCCATCGGCGCCGACTGGGCCAACTCGGCGCGCGGTTTCATGTTCGCCATCGGCTGCATCCAGTCGCAAAGCTGCCACACCAACAAATGCCCGACCGGCGTCGCCACCCAGGACACCCTGCGCCAGCGCGCACTGGTGGTGCCGGACAAGGCCCAGCGGGTCTACAACTTCCACCGCAATACGCTCAAGGCCCTGGCGGAAATGCTCGCCGCCGCTGGCCTCGACCATCCGTCGCAACTGTCGGCCAAGCATTTGGTGCGGCGCATGTCGGCCACTGAAATCAAACTGTTCTCGCAGCTGCATGTGTTCCTGAAACCGGGGGAATTGCTCACCGGAGAGGTGAACGGCGAGTTCTATTCGCGGATGTGGCAGATGGCGCGGGCGGACAGTTTCGAGCCGCAGGAAATCGCGGCGGCCTAG